In the Gorilla gorilla gorilla isolate KB3781 chromosome 1, NHGRI_mGorGor1-v2.1_pri, whole genome shotgun sequence genome, TCAGTGGTTTAAAGTTTTAGATACTTTTGTACCCACCCACCACTCTTAGCTGATTGGGGCTGCAGTGACAACAGAAACATCATGTGTGATATTCACTGGCTTTGTTTGGTCTCATAGACCAAATTGGTTCTTGGTTAGTGGtgcaaaggaagggagggaagaggaagggagggagggaaggaggaagaaagaagaaaagaatagaggtaaagagggagggatggaaggaaggaggagaataCAAGAAAATAATCAGAGTGTGATTCAGAAGTTTCCCTCCAGGACTTTCTTGACCAGTAGATCATAAGCCTCCACCCCCATTTCTTCAAACATCCTGAAGCTATATCCACTTCAAGGTCCTGCTGTGATCTCAACCTCAAAATTCTCTAAAGAAAGCTTTCTATGCTCCTAATCATTAGGAGAGTTAATAACATAATCTTGGCTAATTCATATCCTCCATCTTGCACAGACAATGAGTTACTAAGTCTTGAATATGCTTTTCTACAAATCCATTCTGTTCTGTCAGTCCCCTGGCCAGCAACTGatctcccttcctcctgccctcttTCAAATAAGTTAAAGGAGAGGGTGTGACTAGATGTTTCCTAAGAAGGGACAGACACATGGATACCTGGAGTCCTATAATCTCTAATCCAATGATGGGCTTCTTGGGAATCCCCAGGCTGCTCAGTGGGGACTAAGCCTGAGGAAAGGGTGTTCCTTGGCAAAGCTTCATCTCCTCATTGGCAGCAGAAAGCAACAACTTGGGAGTTTCCATGGGGCCACCACAGGAGGAATGAGCAAGCACAGGATGCCAGGAAGAGCCTTTACCTGCCCTGCAAGTGTAAGAGGCTTGACCTGCTCCACCGATAGCCATATCACACCTCAGAGCCCAGCCCTGGGATCTCCCAGGAAAGGGAGCTTCATCACAAGCCTTTCCTCCAGTCTGCCTCCACAGGTAGGAGTTCTTGTCTGAAACTAGGGAAGTTTCTCTGTGGCAGGATTCATAAGTCTTAGAAGAAAAGGTGAAAATGatggaacaagaaaaaaaaaaggaaagagattggAGAATAAAGAGAAGTCCAGAcagagaaggaaccagccctggaaTTGTATAGCCTTAAAGGCCAAGGCAAAGTGACTCTCAGCCCAGCCACTGTTCAGCCTCCCTTGGCTGAGTTTCTGCAAGTAGCCGAGAGCTTGGCCAGGGCCATGTATATCTATGAATACATGTATATGGCCACCTATCTATACTtatctagagaaaaagaaatcttctTAAAGAAATTAATCTGggtaaaaaattttctttctgaaacttgTTTATTTTACCTATATATTGTCTACATAATgtgattttaatttcaaaaggaaacattttttattattatttgatgcATCTGAATAGGTGCTAAATAGATCCTGCTGAGATAAGCTGCCAATAAAGCCATCAGCCATGCCAAACACCTATCAAGTGCTTCACTCCTAAGTAATTCACCAAGTGCGTTCTAAAGTGACTACCTTTGACCAGCTCCAAGTCCTCTTCCAGGCTCATCTCACCATGGCTCCAGCTCTAGGAGCAGCTCAGATGCCTGAGCTGATCCCACCAGTGTTACCACCTATGGTCATGGTATTGCAGTGGTCAGTGGTGGGAGCTTCCGTTGCTGCCACAGGTCAGTAGGACTGCTGCTGATCTGGGCCTGGCGGTCTCAGAAGAAGAGCATTAGGTGAACCAACAGTTCAAGAGGTAAGTACTTTCCCTGCTCTGAAGGTATCACAGCCCATTCTCCTCAACCTTTTGGGCTATGTCTGGAAAAGGCATTTGGTTCAGACAAGGATTAAGTCTGCAGGAGGCCCAGATTTCACTAACAGCATGCTTCCCTCAAGGTGACCCCTCCTGTCCTTCTCTCACACCTATTCCACCAGCAAAATCAGTGCAGCAGTGCGAAGAGATCTATGTTTCCTTTACGCTCTTCTCATTCACACCACCCAGTGTGGCATTTCAAAAGTGCCCATTCACATCCTTTGCAattgtctctttttattattatatcctCTGAGGGAAGGAAGTAGGAGTACTTAAGGATATAAGGGCAAAGTTACTTCCAGCATAGCTCTGACACTAAAACTTAACAAAGCCTTGAGGACCCCATTCAACATGTTCCTAAAAACGTGCTTCTGGCACACCTGTCCTAGCCTTTCACCAGCTTTCCACCAGGAATTCCCACTCTTCCATTCATAATTCtgcagaactcttttttttttttttgagacagtcttgctctgtcacccaagctgcagtgcagttgcgcgatctcagctcattgcaacctccgcctccccagctcaagcgattctcctgcctcagcctcccgagtagctaggattacagatgcccaccaccacacccagctaatttttgtatttttagtagagacggggttttgccgtgttggacaggctggtcttgaactcctgacctcatagaACTCTTAAAAGAATGCACGATATTGCAATTGTTCAAAGTAGAGTGATAGGCAAAGGGGAAGAAGGAACTAATATCCTCTAGCAGTGTATTTTGTACCAAAGAACAAGCATCTTCAGGCTTTCATATACTCAGATCAAAATAACATTTTGCTTAAAATTACAATATAATTTAAATTCATGATTATTAGAAACTTAATATTGTCTCAATTGTGATTATTTTCCTTGGaagaatatatagtataataaagattattttaaaattcattacagTGGTTTTTATTTAGAGGCTATGGCATATTGTATTGTATTATTAGAGATGAATTCACTGATAAATTTATCACTGATATAACTAAAACCAAATAGTAAATaacattccatttatatgaattcATCATACACAAACTTCAAGCATTATCACAGGTATTCATTAAGTGAAATGCATACAACCCCATCAACCTCATCATTATCaacaaattcaaagaaattttaataaattactaaCATAATATATAGGATTAAATTCAGCCTTACACATTTCACATACAGCCAAAAACGGATGCCCCTTTTTTCCCATTAAGTGTGATTTCTGTTGACCCCACAGATGGAGGTCACATTTTTATACCATCTGCACCTCCCTCCACTCTACCCCTCTCCCCTCACAGTGCCCAATGTCACCTGTAAGATGCCATGATATTCCCTGAGGACACTACCTCTCAAGCCATGGCCCCAGGCCATTCTTCCACCCCTTACTCAACCCAGGTCCAGTGAGCTCAGTGCAGCCAACATCTCAGGACACAGGGGCTGATTCCATCACCCATGTAAAGGAATCCACAAAGCAATGGGGACTGACACCCAAAGGCAGTGACCCCAGCCTGCCATGTTTGTGCACACTTGTGCTGCATCGCTTAGCACATAGGATGTGATTTAATTGCTCAGTTGTCCATCTGGCCTTCTGAAAAGCTGTGAGCTAGTCAAGGGGAGAAATGTGTTCTGTTTGTCCCCATATTACCAGGCCCCACAAAGGACGTACCCTGGCTTCAGAGCATGTGAgctgaatgaagaaaaaaaagtggaacaGCAGCCAGAAGGCCTGAACGGTGGATAATTGGCCCGTCATCGAGATTTCCTGCTTCCCTTTTGTCATTCCTCAAAATATGCGCTTTAAGAATATGCTGAAAGCCTGGTCCTTGGGAGTGTGTGGTGCTTTCCCTCCCTTTGGGGAGCAAAGGAAGACACATAGTTGGGCTGTGCATCATAATACCCAGGATAAAAGGGCTGAGGCCCTGGGTTCCTCAGTCCACAATCACCTCAGGAAGAACCTTCTTCTGCCTCCACCAAACCAGGTGAGCGTCCAGCTGGCGAGAGGACCTGGGCTGAAAGGGCTGCGCAAACACGTCTGTGCTTCAacaaggagaggggaggaggcagaCAGGGTGGAGGCGGCagagaggctgtggtgggtggcCGGCTGGGGTTGGGATGGGAGATGGGCGGGATAGTGAGGAAGACAGACAAGTCTGCGAGCCACTTCAGGGGCTCCGCGATGCTGCGACCTCTGAACCCCCTTTTCCTCATGTGCGCAGAGATGCGTTGCCTCCTCACACCCTGCGCTCACAGGCGTCCAGAGAGGACGTCCAGAGAGGACCCACCCTGGAGGGTCATGGGCGTTGTGTTCACGGGACGCCTGCAGGGGGCGCTGTTCGCATCGGGTCCGGAGGTGTGACAGGCCCCGCACAGCGTGCGCAGGAGCCCCAGAGGCCCACCCAGGAGTGTCAGCTGCCTCCCAGGCAGGGGAGAGGGCCGGAGGAAGGGGCAGTATCAGGCCGGTTTAACTTCAGATCCGTTTGCATTCCCCTTCCCCAGGTCTTAGCTGGAGGGCAGACTGAGTTTAGGGGAAGGGATCCACAATTAAACCAAAGCATGAGGAGGCCCTGGCCTGAAACCTGCATTGACAcgtattttgctttgcttttattttgcccAGGCTCCCTGACCTCCTGCCTAGATGTCCTGCCAGCAGAACCAGCAGCAGTGCCAGCCTCCGCCCAAGTGCCCTGCAAAGAGCCCAGCACAGTGTCTGCCTCCAGCTTCCTCCAGCTGTGCCCCAAGCTCTGGGGGCTGTGGGCCCAGCTCCGAGGGCAGCTGCTGCCTGAGTCACCACAGATGCCACAGGTCTCACCGTTGCCGGCGCCAGAACTCCAACTCCTGTGACAGGGGAAGTGGTCAGCAAGGCGGGGGCTCCAGCTGTGGCCACAGTTCTGCGGGCTGCTGCTGACCTGAGCCACGagattaagtaaaaatatttgagaaaagaaaGTGCCAAAATGACTGGAACCAGCCCTAGCCTGGTGCTTCTTtgctcctctcccctctttcctacTGAGATGTTCCTTGATGAGTTTCAAGTACTCCCCCAGGGGATTTATCCTGCTGGTCTTAGTGTTTTCCCTCCTTCTTTAATATCCCTGTGCTGTGAAGAATAAAGCTGTGCTTTCTCGTTGCACGCTCTGTCCAGTGCGTTCCTGTCTTTGCCCTATGGGGGCTGCCCCACATTGGGTACATAGGCCTATCTTAGGAACAGACACAAGTGGGTCATACACCCCTCAACTCACAAAACCCTTTTAGGGGGGTTGTATATTAGTGTGGGAATGAGGTGAGCAGTCTTTCACAAGGTCAAGGACAGAAGCATGAGTTGGAAATAAACACAGAGCTCTGGAAAGCAAAGGGAATGAGCTTACTGGGCCCGTTCAGATCCTTCTGAAAACACTTTGGTAGCTCAGCCCTGGATGGCAGAGAAGAAGAGAAGCTCCGGATGGGAGCGGGTCCTTGGTCCTCTGGTTCCTCCAACTCTGATACTCTGTAGTCTTCATGACCCAGGACTACAGCAGCCCCCAGAGCTGTGGCAGCAACTGGAGCCTCCAGAATGCTCTGTTGGGCATGTCAGTGGGATCTGTGGGCCCATGGTGACTCCGGTAGCAGCTTCCTGCAGAGCTGGAACCACAACAGAAATAGACTGGCAGCAAACAACCAAAAGGATACTTGAGGGTTAGGCACTTGGGAGGGGGCTGACAGTGCTGTTAGTTTTTCCTTTCAGGGCATCTCAGCTCAGTGATCcctggaagaaatgaaaaagtaaatcattgttttctatctatctatctatctatctatctatctatctatctatctctatttatctatctatctatctccccTTGTCCCTCACCGTCTTTCTCAGACCCTGACCCTGTGACCCTAAGCTCACGTTTTTGCTAACCTAAGGGCAGCAGGGAAACAGGGCCTTGGGCAGGGATGAATTGGCTCAGAGTGTTTGCTGATCAAGGTATTTTCTCTTCCTACTTTGatttagaatcagaaaaaaaggagatGGGACATGGAGAGTGATGATAGTGATGGGCTCTACTCCAAGTAACAGCTCTTCAAACTGTAGCCCCTCAGTAGGAAATTCAATAATTATTCAGTAGATGCCCAGATGTTTTCTGATAGAAGGGAACCAGGAAGTCCCTGTAACACCCAAATATCTGGCCTTGATTATCAAGACTGTTGAAAACTAATTGTCTATACTATTTTATCCATTAATTGATTCATTCAAACAACAGGAATTGAGGACACAGTTCAGATATATGTTGACACAAAGGACTCAGAAATGTGTGAAATATGATTCCCATCCTTGAGATGCTGACTGACAAGTCAGCAATCCACTTATGAGCTGGAATGATATGGACTGTTACATAAGTGTGTGGGAAGTCCATGGGACTTATCCTTTGGATGGTAACCCCCTGTTTCCCTGACAAGAGTGAAGTGTCCAGAAATTGTCACTAGTATCATTTGTGGGTGTTGGGTGAGGTTTCTGGCCTGCAAAATGACCTTTGATGGTCCTGTGATGGCCTAGCTAAAGTGACTAAGAGGAACTAATGGGACCCAAGAGCCAGGAGTCCCTGGTCAAAAGGTTTCCTGGCAGAGGGAGGAAATGAAGCTACCCTTTGAGAGAAGTTGGATCTGAAAGGGAAGCAAGCTAAGATAATGGGAGGCAGAATAGTGTGCAGGCCAAGAACATGGGCACTGGAGTCGGACATTCCCATTGCCTCCCCTCTTTTAAATACCAGGAGAAACCTTGAGGAGTCTAGGGAAAAACAAAgctaaaaaataaaggcaaaatgaaCCAGAAATGCTGGAATTAAAAGCTGAGCCACCAATTAGCAGTCTAGATCTGTGACATGACAGATTTGCAAATCTAGCAGTCTAGATCTGTGACATGACAGACATTGCTTCAGCATTTACTTGACTGCACTATTGATCCAAGAGATAGGAATGGTTCAGACACAGGGATGCTCATATCACGTTGGCCAGAATGCTTTAGGAAAAAGGAGGGATTGAATGATAATTGATGGGAGAAATAATAAAGTGATGGACAATAGTGGTAATTAAGTTTATTTCACCAGTGTTTCTGCTGAATATAAATGACAGATGTATAATATTTTcccattgcatttaattttttttgaggtggagtctcactctgtatccagggctggagtgcagtggcatgatatctgctcactgcaacctcccaggttcaagtgattctcctgcctcagcctcctgagtagctgaaactaccacgagccaccacgcctggttaatttttgtatttttagtagagatggggtttcaccatgttggccaggaattAGATAATTATTTGGCATATGTAAATAACTTTGATATCTTTTGGTAAGACATCATTATTGCAGCAATAATTCTGAACATTCTAGTTCCATAAAGGTTATAGGAGCGGCCACCCTCTTCAAAGCTTGAATACGTTACAACCATGACCAAAATCTGAGTCTTTTCAAAACACTGTGGGAACGTTAATTTATACTAGGGCTTCAGCAACATGTAGAGTGAACCGACAAGAGGGTGAGGATTTGGCTGATACCTATTTGTGATGATTTTAAAGCATGGTTCAAAGTTTTTTTTGACATTCCTCTCATTGAGAAGTTAGGCCTATGTCCACTTACCTTGAATCTAAGCGGGCTTGTAACTCCTTTAACCAAATGAATATGGTTGAAATACGCTATGTGACTTCAAAGGCTGGGTCACAAAAGGTCATGCAGATTCCACCTGGTCCTCTTAGGAGGCTGTCTCTGGGTAAGCCAGTTAACCATGTAAAAAGTCTCGCTATTCTAAGACCATCATGCAAGAGAGGCCAGATGTAGGTCCTCCAGGTGACAACCCCAGAAGAGGGCTCAGCTGGCATCCAGCATCAACAGCCAACCATCTGAGTGAGACTTCTCGGATGTGTAGCCCAGTCAGCCTTCAGATGACCACAGCTCCAGTCAACATCTGACGACAAATGCGTGAAATGAGAATTGCCCTGCTGAGTCCTTTCTGAATTTGTGACCCGTAAAATTGTGAGAAAACCAAGATGGCTGTCATTCCACATCACTTAGTGTATTGTTTCAcatcactaagttttggggtgatttgttatgtAACAGTAGGACACCCACTGATTTTCTGCCATCAGCAACTTATGTTCTTCCTTCTAAAGTTGTTGGCTCTGCTGAGGTGCCAATAGCCACTAGAGAGCTTTCTTAGTCCCCTCAAAATTCACCACTTTCATGCCTTAATGTTTTTCCAAGATTTATCTCACCTCCACTGACACTCATGACACAGAGGGTATGATAATCCAACTGAATGCAGAGCAAGGAAAATGTCAGCCTGCAACATGCCCAGTCGATGTCTGCTCCAAGTAAAAAGAAACTTCATCTGTTCCCATTGTATCTACAATGCCTAGAGTGGCACCTGGCATGGGAGATACACTCAttgttgggagaaaagctgagtgttgggagacaagctgaggcagggcttggaaCATGTCTGGGTTCCAGGATCTAAAACCCCCTCGtggcctctggaatgtgtctagacttgctggctccttgcttctagcattCCCATTATTGCAAGTAGCCATatgtttcaaagaaaatgctaaaccatcacagctgcAGCTCATTCACTTAATACATTGCTTCCTTTCAaaccccacatcctcaccacctgtttctttgatCACAAATAAATAGcatgggctcccagagctcagggcctttgcagtCTCCATACTAGCATTGGGCCCCTGGTCCCACTTTATCTCTTAACtggtcttttctcattcctttgactccgcCAGACTTCGTAGCCCCCCcagcctggtgttgggtctgatcaccccaacactCATCAAATGTTTGTGCAATCTCAGTCTCTATGCATCCTGAAATGCACACAATTCCTGTGAATTTTAGGCCAACTAGCTTCATCAATGCTTGTGGCTTTGCATGTACAACTTAGCTGAATGTGGGACTCAGGTGTTCCCATAAGGAGCTTGCCCATCCTTTCTCTTGTTTCTCCATTATGTGTTTTaattctgacttttaaaaagtacttcCCAAGCATGTCTTAAGTGTACCAGAGCAAGAAGCCTATTGATTCAAGTCTACTCAATTGTAAGCTTCATATCTCTGTTCTCTCAGAGAACCCTTCTCAGCCAGTTAAGTGATTTGActagcagagcagatttgacttCAACTTTCAGTTATGGTTCCTTTTGACACTTTTCATCCCAGTTTCTTAAGAAATAATGTGTCCACGTATATTGGAGCAAAACTGATTTCCAGtttgccactttttaaaaatgaaattaaaaaactattataatCAGTTGAATTCCCAAAGTATCATATAGGTCTTATTCTCTGTCTAAAATGTCCATGCTCAACCTCTGATTTCCCTCAAAAGTTTCTTCTTTGACTGTAGCCACAGCTATATGATTTGTTTTCATCTTTCTGAAGTTATCTCAAGAACCATCATGGCTTGGGTTGAACAGCCCCAGTTTTGCAACATTATTTCCAAAATCCAGCTATCAAAATGAAGCAGCACTGATGATTCACATCAATCACTTTGGTTTGGAGTAGAGATAAAACACTGCCATATTCCAATGTTGGGGCAGGAGCTGCCCAGTTAGAGTCCAGTGGTAACTGTAATATGGCTGTGTCTCATTATTGTTGAGTTCAAAAAGTAACACAcgacagaaaataataataatgagttcAATTCCATCTCAGATATCttaaaagaaatttacagatATGTAATCTGTACCCCCAGAAGCATTCATCATGTccgcttttttctgttttctcagagCACAGAGCCTCTCATTAGCATTCCCGTCAGAAAAAACTTCAATTCCAATTGCTTCAGAATCCACTGACTTCAGCTCACCTCCCTCCCTAAAGTCCATTATGTGCAGCTTGACTTGATCTTCATCCTTCAGACCTTTCTTTCTGCCTCCACATGCTCCATCCTCTTTGGTCTCATTCTTGTCGATTTTCTGATTCTCTACACCACCGTCAATGGAAACTGTGGGCTCCAGGGTCAAATCACTCCTCCCACGGTATCATCCAAGAAAAGTCgggcctttattttttttaattatactttaagttttagggtacatgtgcacaatgtgcaggtttgttacatatgtatacatgtgccatgttggtgtactgcacccattaactcgtcatttaacattaggtatatctcctaatgctatccctcccctctacccccaccccacaacaggtcctggtgtgtgatgttccccttcctgtgtccatgtgtcctcattgttcaattcgcacctatgagtgagaacatgcagtgtttggttttttgtccttgccatagtttgctgagaatgatggtttccagcttcatccatgtccctacagagggcatgaactcatcatttcatggtgtatatgtgccacattttcttaatccagtctatcattgttggacatttgggttggttccaagtctttgctattgtgaatagtgccacaataaacatacgtgtgcatgtgtctttatagcaacatgatttataatcctttgggtatatacccagcaatgggatggctgagtcaaatggtatttctagttctagatccctgaggaatcaccacactgacttccacaatg is a window encoding:
- the LCE3A gene encoding late cornified envelope protein 3A, yielding MSCQQNQQQCQPPPKCPAKSPAQCLPPASSSCAPSSGGCGPSSEGSCCLSHHRCHRSHRCRRQNSNSCDRGSGQQGGGSSCGHSSAGCC